The genomic segment AAACAAGGTAAGCATACAGTTGTAAGTCTGTGATCGCAATATGTTGTATCTTGTACTTTTACAATAATTTGGGGACATTATAGCATCTTAATGGAAGTcacatcattaatatattttaagcaAATCACCAATAAGAATTTCAAAGGACAGTACGACTGTCatttcaacaaaaataaaaagtaactagcaacttttatttcttctatcaGCTGTGCCTGAAAACTCCAGCTGGAAGGTATAGATaccttgtgtatttttttaaatcctccTAAAGCTTAAGGAGTGACAAAGGTATAGGTACAGTTATATGTATGAGTTTAGTGTagtgtgagtgtacatttgaacatggtgtgagtgtgagtgtggggaaGAAGTAAGCATGGATATGattgtaagtgtaagtgtaagtgtaggtgtgggtgtgggtgtgagtgagtgagtgagagagagagagagagagagagagagagagagagagagagagagagagagaggagtagagtgagagtgagagtgagagtgagggtgagggtgtgggtgaggtgtgaggggagggtgagggtgagggtgtggggtgggtgggtgtgggtgtgggtgtgggtgagagtgagagtgagggtgagggtgagggtgagggtgagagtgagggtgtgggtgtgggggagaaGTAAGCATGGATATGattgtaggtgtaggtgtgggtgtgggtgtgggtgtgggtgtggtgtgggtgtggtgtgggtgtgggtgtgagtgtgagtgagggtgtgggtgagtgagggtgtgggtgagtgtgagggtgagggtgagggtgagggtgagggtgagggtgagggtgagagtgagggtgtgagtgtgagtgtaatgagagtgagagagagagagggtgagggtgagggtgagggtgagggtgagggtgtgggtgtggttgtaggtgtggtgtgagtgtgggtgtgggtgtgggtttgcgGTGTGTCTCTCTTCCACATCTCATAACAATGAATTTTGATCTATTTTAAGACTGAAAAATTATTGGCAGCTATGTGCCAGTGATAAATTactaatgtatataaaatcatataagtTAACTACAACCCTTTCCAGTCTAAAAGGCCCTTTTATCCAGGCATAAAATGACCCAAGTAATTATTCTTAACAAAAATCCACCAAAAAATTACTGCACAGTGgattatatatatcagaaaaatatatgtacactacaTATGAAGACAGAAATTATGAAAAGCAATAAAAGACTTGatgaaatctaaataaaaatatattacccaTTTCAGAAACATATACATccttaaataaaataacagagtgcatatcatatatataccacccacacacacagacaatatcaTACATGATAGTAAATGATACATTGTACAATTTAATATGTAAACAGTGTATCTTTGAAATGGGACATTAATAGAAGGTGTCCACTGTCCATTGAAATGCATCTACTACTGCTAATAgtgtttttttggcaataaatataaCCATTTCTAACTGCAAATAATTTGATATCTGGTTCCAGGGTATAACTGAAATGGGTTATTTAGCTTTCAAAAACATACAATCGATGTTTATTTCAATCCAAACATTAACTTCTCCTCAAGCATTTTCAGAGTTCAAAAATAGAAAGCAAATATCTAGACAAGGTTTTATCAAGAACAGTTTGCTTTTCTTAAAGGAGATTGatcagaatagtaataataaaaaaatgtaacatgAAATCATACTTCTTTGTTGATCAACAAAATTCTTAATGACCTGCTCAAGACTACAACAACAGCAGGAGTGAAATCTATATATAACAAGTGACTAACTACTGACGTTGGCAATATAATACAGATACAAAATCTGGAATCTTTTTAGGAATGGCCAATGCCACTATTATGTCCAACAAGTAATATCCAGCTGCTTGCAAATCATCATGAATAAACCACAGCCCCAATACTGGTACCATCTATCCTTCAGGATGCGAGTACCAGTGACATTTCTGAGAGTTGGCTCGAGTCATAGTGGCACTGGTGCTCAGGTGGTGAAATTAGCTCCTTAGCAAGACGGTTATGTCAATACCGACAGCTTAAGGAAGTGTGAGAGCAGAGGCTGAAGTAGCCGGATGCAGGTTCCATAATATTGATATGGCAAGCATATCTTTAGTATTTATTAATACCAAAGAGACGCACCATGTGGAACTGCGGCAACTTGGGGATGAGTACGAGAAGCAGTGTGGCAAAGTTGATTGCAAAGTGGTTAAATTCATACTTTGTGTAGAAACTTGTCAGAAGAAACCTGTTGAAGATAACATACACTAGTTATATATCTGTTCTTAATAATAACTAAGAAGCTGTTTAAGTAAATGATTTATGAAGtatcataatataattcatatagcatattatctttatatcaattCCATTTTCCTCCAAACTTGACAGACCACCAAGActtagaggaagaggaaaattgtTGAAATTTTATATCCAAATGAAAAATGTATACCCATTTGTAACTctgaagcaagaagaagaaaagaagataatgaagaataaggctgagaaaagaagaagaaaattgttGACACTATTACATCCTACAGTAAAATGTATAACATTTGTAATTCTGATGCAGATTATAAATGAAGCACTTAGAATGAGAAGGCCCTAACCACTACCTAGGCATAAGTTTTCCCTAAGCAAGTTTAGAATTAGTGTTAATTGACAACCTGTAATATAGTCAACTATTATCTCTTATTAACCGTAAGCCTCCgggatagtacagtggtaacgtgtcggcctctcatccgaggggtcggcggttcgtgcgagaagttgcaattgtcgcctggaggttactgctgtggattctggtgcccagccacagccacaaggactaggttcagccgagtcagcaccagctgacacacatgagcgagtcggcattagtcgacataggccaggctcccctcatggcaaaCCATGTCATGTATGCATATGCCACCCGgatatagtccaggcatgccatggcatgtacatacattccCCCAGCAGCAACAGGTTAATAAACTATCAAGACATCCTTTATGGGCTTAAAAGTACAAAACTAGATAACCTTTCCAATCCTACCATCTAATAGAGAGAAAACTGATTTTTAAGGCATCATGTGATAAAACTGCAAATTGAGGCCCTCTACAATTGCCCTGCTTTAGTGTAGTCCAAAGAGTTCCAAGTTGAAAACACAAAGGTCAAGGAATTGGCTTTTCTAGTAGTATCTGACAACATATATCTTGCATACACTGCCTCTCAGACTGTGGAAAAGAGATGTCTGAACTGACAGTCTAAAGTGATTTGGCAACCCTTCACATCCATCCTTTACCCAAATCATGTATGATGGGGTTTATACCATCTACAAGGAAAAAGTCAGTGAAAGAGGCCAACATCTGTTTCTTTGTCAGGAGGTCATCACATGTATCTGGACATAGGAAATGGACATTCATTATTTCTAAAACTTGTAGAATACTCTCAAAATGAGATTTTTCTTGTAGTAAGAGTTTAATAGACTACTAGATGCTCTCTGTAATGACTCATGATTTCTTCAGTAGTGATATGACTATAGTAGGCATAAGTTACACCTCCCAATGTAGCTCATGAGGTTGATGAGCAGAACAGGATATGCAGATCACAGATTTCCCTACTTGCCACTACAGCTAGTTTATTCCTACTGTAACAGGAAATTTTGTGAAACATGTTTGAACTTTGCACACCTTGAGTTGTCTCTTACACTACATGGAATGGAATAACAATCAAAATGTACCTAAATGAGCTGATAACCTGTTTGCTTCAACCATATCTATTAAAACATGAAGCAAATAACCAGTAGAAGTAATCAGGAAAGTCAATGTTTAGGATTCCAATATCTTTTTGGACAGACTTCAGAgaggtttttaaaaatacaactaCTTATAAGATGAAATTAGTACATCCaaaaagtaaaattaagaaaGTTCATAACACTCACAAGACAAtaggaatgatggtgatgaatttGCGGGTAGTGGTAAACTGTTGCCCATAGTCAATCTGTTCCCAAGCAGTCATGAGCCGGGCCTTCCCCTGGTCCAACAGCTGCCAAGGGGTGCCCTTTATCTGATGCAGGAACAGGTAATTGGCCTGCAACATGTCATATTTGAtcatttttgtatataacatgtaataataatgaagagaaaaagtaatGCAAGTATATACACGTGTAAATACATATTTGTCTGagtacatagatatatctatttctatatgaaTGTAAACATATAGCTCCTACTTTTGACAAATCAATATCATTCTGAAATCATTAACATGCTGATATTCAAAAAGCTACATAACTTCAGCAAAAAGTATAGGTTTCTGCAAATGAAGGCTATCCATTCTATCCTGATATGCGAAACTCACCAGGTTGTGTATGACATTGGTAAGAGTCCATGCCGTAGGTATCGACAGAATGGgtatggaaaggaggaagagatgcaGAGCTAGCACTCCAGCGAGGTAGGAGAGCCATGCTCCACGGCTGCTGTGCCATGACGAGTTGGGGTTGACCTCTCCGTGACCACCTGACAACATCTTTGCTTCACACCTTTCACCTGTAACAAGATGATTTATTGAATGCACTTGTTTTAGcagcataaaaaagaaagtacTTAAAAGAGGCCACATCAAAAAACAATACAGATTATGCACTTACAGTACTCAAGCAAAGGCTAAACCAACCCTAAACTACACATTCTGGCAAGAATTTTTGTAAATATGGGAAATCTATAATTGTAGTAACCAAATTCCACAAATGGTTTCTAGATTCCACATCACTAAATCACTGCCCGAGGCATTCTGGTGAGCAAAGCTAAAATGAGATGAAGTAGCATTTGCATCGGTTGGTCAAAATGCAACACACTTTATATTTGGTTGTTCTTCTATCAAATGTTGTTATATATGCAATTTGTTGATGGATATGTTACAGAAGAAAGGACTTTGGAAGTAATTAATCTATTGATTCCATATCCTATTATTATATGGTGCTTTGCATATCAACATCCATAACCTTCCCGATTCTGGCTCTAGAATATGGAAGGTTATGTAAAACAAATGTTTGGTAGAGAGAGTGAGTTTAGGTTATGGCTGGAAACCATCCTGATTCAAGTGTCAATTGGTActgaaaaagggatgaaaagcaGCAACATGcttaaaagcacacacaaacttcCTGTTTTAAAATTGGTTTAATTTGTACAAATTTAATCTAATGATGCAAAGTGTCTGTATACATTCtttttaaatacatgtatatatccatccatccatttattctattctattttttatacatttagatgCCAGGTATGAAACTACTAGTCCTACCTTACTTTCTTATTATCCCACTCCTTGAGCTTTtggaaatgatttttatttttattactatcatcattattacagatattgttatactgaaagtaataataattacaatgataacattgttacatacaatgataataatattcaaataaaacctTTTATTTAATTCAAAAGGATGGGAAAACAGGCAAGGTAAGGTAAGCCTTGTAACTGAGTTCTTAGCATCTAAATTTTTTTGGAGCCATGtttgggtaaaaataataataataaaatggataaatatgtaaacaaataaatataaattataaaacaatttaagtggtcactgcatatatatatatccattaacttctttttttctttttgcttgtattttgaattttctatatatttatctaattatttatactTATCCAACCCTAAATTTCTACATGCCTATCCATAATATTCGCAATATACGGCAACACTGTCAACCACAGGGATTACAATAACTCTTTGTTACTTTCACTTTTCTATCTTAAAATGATTTACTTTTTTCAACTCTGTAAACCTTGACCCAGTTATCTAACTGCAAGCTTGGAACTATATTCAGGCCCCAAGGCAACTGTATCATAAGGAAGAATAATCATCTTTTTCTTGAACTCTCTAATATAACTGTAGCATTTCTAACCTCAAGGTaactaatatatcaaaatataaatgaagaaatattaGGCATCCATAATATTCACAATGGTAACATAAGCCATTTTCTAATTAAATTTATTGTCACAAGTACCAACTGCTGTGGTGCCTTGCCCTCAGCATTATTCATAAATTATGACTGTCCACCACAAAATGAGTCAGCATGTGCTTGTTGGCATTTTCAGTTAAGACAATCAACAGGTGATTAGAATGGAAGATGGTCAGCATGTGAATACAGCAGtttgtgtgtccatgtatatttatcctttatttattaattatcaacattttctGTGAGGAAGTTTTAATACCTATATTCCTTTCTGTGATGTCATCAGTTTCAGTGAAAACACATGACTTGTAGTGGTTTttgtgcaattattatttttttattttagaagtttatatgtgtgcatgtgtctgatTTGCTTTTGATCacagtgtgtacatgtatgttggTTTGTTTCTTCCATATTACAGAAGTTAAGTGtggtatttttatcatattttattgtatGGTGCTGGTTTTCacacaattgtaataatattaaaagtcaGAAGTCTCACAGTAATTATTTGCTAATACATCTGACATATCAGGACTTTGCTGTAAGAGGAAATTTACAGTGCATTCAACTTATTTTGTGGCAAAAAGTTATAATTCTTACAGTGCAGATATGTCATCACTGAAAACAGAGAACTATAAATGcgtagtttttataatttttttatgcagTATATTCCAATGTATGTATTAACATAcctgtaaatgtatgcatatttatgtaaatattatgtatgtatgtatgtatgtatgtatgtatgtgtatgtatttatgtatgtatgtatgtctgtagaaGTGTGTCTGTGAGTAAATTTATGCTTATTTGTGTATGCAtctgcatatatctatgtgtgtgtgtgtgtgtgtgtgtgtgtgtgtgtgtgtgtgtgtgtgtgtgtgtgtgtgtgtgtgtgtgtgtgtgtgtgtgagtgtgagtgtgagtgtgagtgtgcgtgcgtgtgcgtgtgcgtgtgcatgtgtgcgtgtgcacatgtgcgtgtacatgtgcgtgtatttgtaaaTATCTTCTATAAACACTTGCAGTTCTCATACACTTTTGGCACAGAGGTGGATGTTAAAAATTAAGCATGACCTGTATATCAGGATAGAAGTATAGGGTCAGAAACAAGGTAAGCATACAGTTGTAAGTCTGTGAGTCTGCAATATGTTTGTATCTTGTACTTTTACCATAATTTGGGGACATTATAGCATCTTAATGGGAAGTcacatcattaatatattttaagcaAATCACCAATAAGAATTTCAAAAGGACAGTACGACTgtcattttcaacaaaaaataat from the Penaeus monodon isolate SGIC_2016 chromosome 35, NSTDA_Pmon_1, whole genome shotgun sequence genome contains:
- the LOC119595021 gene encoding ORM1-like protein 2; this encodes MLSGGHGEVNPNSSWHSSRGAWLSYLAGVLALHLFLLSIPILSIPTAWTLTNVIHNLANYLFLHQIKGTPWQLLDQGKARLMTAWEQIDYGQQFTTTRKFITIIPIVLFLLTSFYTKYEFNHFAINFATLLLVLIPKLPQFHMVRLFGINKY